One Nicotiana sylvestris chromosome 12, ASM39365v2, whole genome shotgun sequence genomic window carries:
- the LOC104239070 gene encoding replication protein A 70 kDa DNA-binding subunit A-like isoform X2: MDDYKKPTKFTLWEDFIDHDGNKLLELLKIEYPIILAKKVARPKSSSGLTNKFSTRIEINPPYPQANALRTAQQNEQMLITYTMKSTGPTGSLLFVPFE; the protein is encoded by the exons ATGGATGATTA CAAAAAACCAACGAAATTCACACTCTGGGAAGATTTTATTGATCATGATGGGAACAAACTACTCGAACTGCTTAAAatagaatacccaatcattcttGCTAAAAAAGTTGCAAGACCAAAGTCGTCGTCAG GATTGACTAACAAATTCAGTACAAGAATTGAAATCAATCCTCCATACCCACAAGCAAATGCGCTGAGAAC GGCCCAACAAAATGAACAAATGCTTATTACGTACACAATGAAGAGCACAGGTCCAACAGGCTCTCTTTTATTTGTTCCTTTCGAATAA
- the LOC104239070 gene encoding replication protein A 70 kDa DNA-binding subunit A-like isoform X1, which produces MDDYKKPTKFTLWEDFIDHDGNKLLELLKIEYPIILAKKVARPKSSSGLTNKFSTRIEINPPYPQANALRTWAQQNEQMLITYTMKSTGPTGSLLFVPFE; this is translated from the exons ATGGATGATTA CAAAAAACCAACGAAATTCACACTCTGGGAAGATTTTATTGATCATGATGGGAACAAACTACTCGAACTGCTTAAAatagaatacccaatcattcttGCTAAAAAAGTTGCAAGACCAAAGTCGTCGTCAG GATTGACTAACAAATTCAGTACAAGAATTGAAATCAATCCTCCATACCCACAAGCAAATGCGCTGAGAACGTG GGCCCAACAAAATGAACAAATGCTTATTACGTACACAATGAAGAGCACAGGTCCAACAGGCTCTCTTTTATTTGTTCCTTTCGAATAA
- the LOC104239051 gene encoding histone deacetylase HDT1-like isoform X2, with product MEFWGAEVKSGQPLTVQPGDDMVLHLSQASLGEAKKDKGSEPVCLSVNVDGKKLVLGTLNLDKLPQQQFDLVFDRDFELSHNWKNGSVYFFGYKAANPYEQEEDEEDEDESDEEIPLTLANIGKQKVKIAEPSKDAKADDEDDSSDEDDTSEDEEDSEMGEDEDDSDEDKSDEETPKKAEPSKKRPADSATKTPAPDKKAKFATPQKADGKKGAVHVATPHPSKQAGKTPGNKSNQTPKSGGALACKTCNRTFGSETALESHSKAKHSAGK from the exons ATGGAATTCTGGG GTGCTGAGGTGAAAAGTGGACAACCTTTAACTGTTCAACCTGGAGATGATATGGTTTTGCATCTTTCACAG GCATCTCttggtgaagcaaaaaaggaTAAAGGATCGGAACCTGTATGCTTGTCTGTGAATGTTGATGGAAAGAAACTTGTTCTTGGAACACTCAACTTAGATAAGCTGCCTCAACAACAATTTGACCTGGTTTTTGATAGAGACTTTGAACTATCACACAACTGGAAAAATGGTAGTGTCTACTTCTTCGGATACAAGGCAGCTAACCCATACGAGCA ggaggaagatgaagaagatgaagatg agtcTGATGAGGAAATACCCCTTACTCTTGCCAACATTG GTAAGCAGAAGGTGAAGATTGCAGAACCTAGTAAAGATGCAAAGGCGGATGATGAAGATGATAGCAGTGATGAAGATGATACGTCTGAGGATGAAGAAGATTCTGAGATGGGGGAG GATGAAGATGATAGTGATGAAGATAAGTCTGATGAGGAGACACCAAAGAAG GCTGAGCCTAGCAAAAAGCGACCTGCAGATTCAGCAACAAAAACTCCTGCACCCGATAAAAAGGCAAAATTTGCAACACCTCAAAAGGCTG ATGGTAAGAAAGGTGCTGTCCATGTGGCAACGCCTCACCCCTCAAAACAGGCCGGTAAGACTCCTGGAAACAAGTCAAACCAGACTCCAAAATCTGGCGGAGCTCTTGCCTGCAAGACATGCAACAG GACTTTTGGTTCTGAAACTGCTCTAGAATCTCACTCAAAAGCTAAGCACAGTGCCGGGAAGTAA
- the LOC104239051 gene encoding histone deacetylase HDT1-like isoform X1: protein MEFWGAEVKSGQPLTVQPGDDMVLHLSQASLGEAKKDKGSEPVCLSVNVDGKKLVLGTLNLDKLPQQQFDLVFDRDFELSHNWKNGSVYFFGYKAANPYEQEEDEEDEDESDEEIPLTLANIGKAEAKASANDSTSGKQKVKIAEPSKDAKADDEDDSSDEDDTSEDEEDSEMGEDEDDSDEDKSDEETPKKAEPSKKRPADSATKTPAPDKKAKFATPQKADGKKGAVHVATPHPSKQAGKTPGNKSNQTPKSGGALACKTCNRTFGSETALESHSKAKHSAGK from the exons ATGGAATTCTGGG GTGCTGAGGTGAAAAGTGGACAACCTTTAACTGTTCAACCTGGAGATGATATGGTTTTGCATCTTTCACAG GCATCTCttggtgaagcaaaaaaggaTAAAGGATCGGAACCTGTATGCTTGTCTGTGAATGTTGATGGAAAGAAACTTGTTCTTGGAACACTCAACTTAGATAAGCTGCCTCAACAACAATTTGACCTGGTTTTTGATAGAGACTTTGAACTATCACACAACTGGAAAAATGGTAGTGTCTACTTCTTCGGATACAAGGCAGCTAACCCATACGAGCA ggaggaagatgaagaagatgaagatg agtcTGATGAGGAAATACCCCTTACTCTTGCCAACATTG GAAAGGCTGAAGCTAAGGCTAGTGCAAACGATTCTACTTCAGGTAAGCAGAAGGTGAAGATTGCAGAACCTAGTAAAGATGCAAAGGCGGATGATGAAGATGATAGCAGTGATGAAGATGATACGTCTGAGGATGAAGAAGATTCTGAGATGGGGGAG GATGAAGATGATAGTGATGAAGATAAGTCTGATGAGGAGACACCAAAGAAG GCTGAGCCTAGCAAAAAGCGACCTGCAGATTCAGCAACAAAAACTCCTGCACCCGATAAAAAGGCAAAATTTGCAACACCTCAAAAGGCTG ATGGTAAGAAAGGTGCTGTCCATGTGGCAACGCCTCACCCCTCAAAACAGGCCGGTAAGACTCCTGGAAACAAGTCAAACCAGACTCCAAAATCTGGCGGAGCTCTTGCCTGCAAGACATGCAACAG GACTTTTGGTTCTGAAACTGCTCTAGAATCTCACTCAAAAGCTAAGCACAGTGCCGGGAAGTAA